One genomic segment of Sminthopsis crassicaudata isolate SCR6 chromosome 2, ASM4859323v1, whole genome shotgun sequence includes these proteins:
- the NEUROG1 gene encoding neurogenin-1: MASLVDSNLSDFENSSDLSYFLTDEEDSSGLPQATSSVQRCEQHRREELREDEEEEEKERKRRRGRGRVRSEALLHTIRKTRRVKANDRERNRMHNLNAALDELRSVLPTFPDETKLTKIETLRFAYNYIWALAETLRLADQYLQGPPKELLLPTYLHPADSPNSASDGESWLSSASPPAASSSSSFSPPSSCCSSSPLSNPSSPAASEDFGCGNPDPLFFPGLPKDLVPGVPCFVPYR, encoded by the coding sequence ATGGCCTCTCTCGTGGACAGCAACCTCTCGGACTTCGAGAACAGCAGCGACCTGTCATACTTTCTCACAGACGAGGAGGACAGCAGCGGGCTCCCGCAGGCCACCTCCTCCGTGCAGCGCTGCGAACAGCACCGGAGAGAAGAGTTGAGAGAGgacgaggaagaggaggaaaaggagcgCAAGAGACGGCGAGGCCGCGGCCGGGTGAGGAGCGAGGCACTGCTGCACACCATCCGCAAGACCCGCAGAGTGAAGGCCAACGATCGAGAGCGCAACCGGATGCACAACCTGAACGCAGCCTTGGACGAACTGCGAAGCGTGTTGCCCACTTTCCCAGACGAAACCAAACTCACCAAGATCGAGACCCTGCGCTTTGCGTACAACTACATCTGGGCCCTCGCTGAGACCCTGCGTCTCGCTGACCAGTATTTGCAAGGGCCCCCCAAGGAGCTGCTCCTACCAACCTACCTCCACCCCGCCGACTCTCCCAACTCGGCCAGCGATGGAGAATCGTGGCTCTCCAGCGCTTCCCCACCTgcagcctcctcctcctcttcgtTCTCCCCACCCTCCTCCTGCTGTTCCTCATCTCCTCTCTCTAACCCATCCAGCCCCGCAGCCTCCGAGGACTTTGGCTGCGGAAACCCCGACCCCCTCTTCTTCCCCGGCCTGCCCAAAGACTTAGTCCCCGGCGTTCCCTGTTTCGTGCCCTATCGTTAG